The following are from one region of the Gossypium hirsutum isolate 1008001.06 chromosome D03, Gossypium_hirsutum_v2.1, whole genome shotgun sequence genome:
- the LOC107909433 gene encoding aldehyde dehydrogenase family 3 member F1 isoform X2 has product MLSSMEKSIAELRETFKNGGTKSISWRKSQLKALLQLINQNEDSIFKALDQDLGKSPVESYRDEVGVLKKSVTYTLSCLEKWVAPKKAEVPLLFFPAKAEVMPQPLGVVLIFSSWNFPFTLALDPLIGAISAGNTVLLKPSDLAPACMSFLVETIPKYLDNKAVKVLAGGADIGERLLQLKWDKIFFTGSPRVGRLVMAAAAKHLTPVTLELGGKSPAIVDTLSTTPSKAKVTAKRIVGGKWGPCTGQACIAIDYVLVEEKLASTLIELLKKTIKRFYGENIKSLKNISRIVNKHQFQRLVNLLKDPNVADSIVYGGSVDEEKLVIEPTILLDPPLDSEIMSEEIFGPLLPIITLKNIEESIDFINSKSNPLVIYAFTEDDTFKKRILSETSSGTVTFNDSMVQYRYSI; this is encoded by the exons ATgttatcatcaatggaaaaaagCATAGCTGAGCTAAGGGAAACCTTCAAAAATGGAGGAACTAAAAGCATTTCATGGAGGAAGAGCCAACTTAAGGCTTTACTTCAACTCATAAATCAAAACGAAGACTCCATTTTCAAAGCATTGGATCAAGATCTTGGAAAGAGTCCTGTTGAATCTTACAGAGATGAG GTTGGGGTTTTGAAGAAATCAGTCACTTATACTTTGAGCTGCTTGGAGAAATGGGTGGCACCTAAAAAG GCTGAAGTGCCATTGCTCTTTTTTCCTGCAAAAGCTGAAGTGATGCCTCAACCACTTGGTGTTGTTCTCATTTTCTCATCTTGGAATTTCCCTTTCA CACTGGCATTGGACCCATTGATCGGAGCAATATCTGCCGGCAACACGGTTCTTTTAAAACCATCTGATCTGGCACCGGCATGCATGTCGTTTCTCGTCGAGACCATCCCTAAATACTTGGACAATAAAGCCGTTAAGGTCCTTGCCGGTGGAGCAGATATAGGTGAACGACTGCTCCAGCTAAAATGGGACAAAATATTCTTCActg GGAGTCCACGAGTGGGTCGCTTGGTTATGGCTGCCGCTGCAAAGCATTTGACGCCGGTTACTTTAGAACTTGGTGGCAAAAGCCCGGCTATTGTGGATACCCTCTCCACTACTCCTTCAAAAGCAAAG GTGACTGCTAAAAGAATTGTAGGGGGCAAGTGGGGGCCTTGCACCGGACAAGCTTGCATTGCAATTGATTATGTTCTTGTTGAAGAAAAATTAGCTTCTACTCTG ATTGAGTTATTAAAGAAGACAATCAAGAGGTTTTATGGTGAAAACATCAAAAGCTTGAAAAACATTTCCAGGATTGTTAACAAGCACCAGTTTCAAAGATTGGTTAATCTTCTAAAAGATCCCAATGTTGCAGACTCAATTGTTTATGGTGGTTCAGTTGATGAAGAAAAACT TGTTATTGAGCCAACAATCTTGTTAGATCCCCCACTTGATTCCGAGATCATGAGCGAAGAAATCTTTGGCCCATTACTTCCAATAATTACA TTGAAGAACATTGAAGAAAGCATCGACTTCATCAACTCGAAGTCGAATCCTCTCGTTATTTATGCTTTCACTGAGGATGACACCTTCAAGAAACGAATTTTATCAGAGACATCTTCAGGAACTGTGACATTCAATGATTCCATGGTTCAA tatcgctacagtatctaa
- the LOC107909432 gene encoding protein SHI RELATED SEQUENCE 1 gives MAGFFLRGQDQQDNNSPPTDQTENWFWCRNEDIPYKGFELWQQQEEEQQQHIYMSGLGVGGPSRGSSNFMMMTSGGGNDGGGSGGGNTSGISCQDCGNQAKKDCPHMRCRTCCKSRGFDCQTHVKSTWVPASKRRERQQQQQQLLVSPQQHQQMVRAEQSKRHRENPTGLELGNFPAELSSEAVFRCVRVSNVEDADDQYAYQTAVNIGGHVFKGILYSQGPETNYDMAAATTTTTAGGVATTAATTASGGASPSSTTPFIDPSSLYPTLNTNFMAGTQFFPNPRP, from the exons ATGGCAGGGTTTTTTTTAAGAGGACAAGATCAACAAGACAACAATTCACCACCAACTGATCAAACTGAAAACTGGTTTTGGTGTAGAAATGAAGATATTCCTTATAAGGGTTTTGAACTATGGCAACAACAAGAAGAAGAACAACAACAACATATTTACATGTCTGGGTTAGGTGTTGGTGGTCCTAGTAGAGGATCATCAAATTTCATGATGATGACAAGCGGCGGTGGTAACGACGGTGGTGGTAGTGGTGGTGGTAATACTAGTGGTATAAGTTGCCAAGATTGTGGTAACCAAGCTAAAAAAGATTGTCCTCATATGAGGTGTAGAACATGTTGTAAAAGTCGAGGTTTTGATTGTCAAACACATGTTAAAAGTACTTGGGTTCCTGCTTCTAAACGCCGTGAAcggcaacaacaacaacaacaactacTTGTCTCTCCACAACAGCATCAACAAATGGTTCGTGCAGAACAATCTAAAAGACATCGAGAGAATCCAACGG GGTTAGAACTGGGGAATTTTCCGGCGGAATTGAGCTCGGAAGCTGTGTTCCGATGTGTAAGGGTTAGTAACGTTGAAGACGCCGACGATCAGTATGCTTATCAAACGGCGGTGAACATTGGTGGACATGTTTTCAAGGGAATTCTTTATAGTCAAGGCCCTGAAACTAACTACGACATGgcagcagcaacaacaacaacaacagctGGTGGTGTTGCAACCACCGCTGCAACCACCGCAAGCGGCGGTGCTTCTCCTTCATCTACGACACCGTTTATAGACCCTTCTTCTCTATATCCAACACTCAACACTAATTTCATGGCTGGTACGCAGTTCTTCCCAAATCCAAGACCCTaa
- the LOC121215269 gene encoding uncharacterized protein — MPTHSYHQFPPTFLNQSPPTDKLINTQSRVGHSMTIIKHPTSTTLRFLSSINSRRFQYPRRRFLLVNGSVRFKPMATKLEETMIKGAGEDSKKGGKGEEPGKGIQPPPPPPEKPEPGDCCGSGCVRCVWDVYYEELEAYNKLYKSDSNGSKSNSS, encoded by the coding sequence ATGCCCACTCATTCATATCATCAATTTCCACCAACTTTCCTCAACCAATCGCCGCCAACTGACAAATTAATCAACACCCAATCCCGTGTTGGCCATTCAATGACCATCATCAAACACCCAACATCGACGACCCTTAGATTCCTTTCCTCCATCAACAGCCGTAGATTTCAATACCCACGGCGGCGATTTCTTCTCGTCAACGGTTCCGTTCGATTCAAACCCATGGCTACGAAGTTGGAAGAGACGATGATAAAGGGTGCCGGCGAAGATAGCAAAAAGGGAGGTAAAGGGGAAGAACCGGGTAAGGGAATACAACCGCCGCCGCCACCACCGGAGAAGCCTGAGCCTGGAGATTGTTGCGGCAGCGGTTGCGTGCGGTGCGTTTGGGATGTGTATTATGAGGAACTTGAGGCTTATAATAAGCTTTACAAATCAGATTCCAATGGATCCAAATCAAATTCATCTtaa
- the LOC107909433 gene encoding aldehyde dehydrogenase family 3 member F1 isoform X1: MLSSMEKSIAELRETFKNGGTKSISWRKSQLKALLQLINQNEDSIFKALDQDLGKSPVESYRDEVGVLKKSVTYTLSCLEKWVAPKKAEVPLLFFPAKAEVMPQPLGVVLIFSSWNFPFTLALDPLIGAISAGNTVLLKPSDLAPACMSFLVETIPKYLDNKAVKVLAGGADIGERLLQLKWDKIFFTGSPRVGRLVMAAAAKHLTPVTLELGGKSPAIVDTLSTTPSKAKVTAKRIVGGKWGPCTGQACIAIDYVLVEEKLASTLIELLKKTIKRFYGENIKSLKNISRIVNKHQFQRLVNLLKDPNVADSIVYGGSVDEEKLVIEPTILLDPPLDSEIMSEEIFGPLLPIITLKNIEESIDFINSKSNPLVIYAFTEDDTFKKRILSETSSGTVTFNDSMVQFLCDSLPFGGVGQSGFGRYHGKYSFDTFSHEKSIMHRGFYPEIEPRYPPWTDFKLLFLKLAYQFDYFGLILLLLGFKRS; this comes from the exons ATgttatcatcaatggaaaaaagCATAGCTGAGCTAAGGGAAACCTTCAAAAATGGAGGAACTAAAAGCATTTCATGGAGGAAGAGCCAACTTAAGGCTTTACTTCAACTCATAAATCAAAACGAAGACTCCATTTTCAAAGCATTGGATCAAGATCTTGGAAAGAGTCCTGTTGAATCTTACAGAGATGAG GTTGGGGTTTTGAAGAAATCAGTCACTTATACTTTGAGCTGCTTGGAGAAATGGGTGGCACCTAAAAAG GCTGAAGTGCCATTGCTCTTTTTTCCTGCAAAAGCTGAAGTGATGCCTCAACCACTTGGTGTTGTTCTCATTTTCTCATCTTGGAATTTCCCTTTCA CACTGGCATTGGACCCATTGATCGGAGCAATATCTGCCGGCAACACGGTTCTTTTAAAACCATCTGATCTGGCACCGGCATGCATGTCGTTTCTCGTCGAGACCATCCCTAAATACTTGGACAATAAAGCCGTTAAGGTCCTTGCCGGTGGAGCAGATATAGGTGAACGACTGCTCCAGCTAAAATGGGACAAAATATTCTTCActg GGAGTCCACGAGTGGGTCGCTTGGTTATGGCTGCCGCTGCAAAGCATTTGACGCCGGTTACTTTAGAACTTGGTGGCAAAAGCCCGGCTATTGTGGATACCCTCTCCACTACTCCTTCAAAAGCAAAG GTGACTGCTAAAAGAATTGTAGGGGGCAAGTGGGGGCCTTGCACCGGACAAGCTTGCATTGCAATTGATTATGTTCTTGTTGAAGAAAAATTAGCTTCTACTCTG ATTGAGTTATTAAAGAAGACAATCAAGAGGTTTTATGGTGAAAACATCAAAAGCTTGAAAAACATTTCCAGGATTGTTAACAAGCACCAGTTTCAAAGATTGGTTAATCTTCTAAAAGATCCCAATGTTGCAGACTCAATTGTTTATGGTGGTTCAGTTGATGAAGAAAAACT TGTTATTGAGCCAACAATCTTGTTAGATCCCCCACTTGATTCCGAGATCATGAGCGAAGAAATCTTTGGCCCATTACTTCCAATAATTACA TTGAAGAACATTGAAGAAAGCATCGACTTCATCAACTCGAAGTCGAATCCTCTCGTTATTTATGCTTTCACTGAGGATGACACCTTCAAGAAACGAATTTTATCAGAGACATCTTCAGGAACTGTGACATTCAATGATTCCATGGTTCAA TTTTTATGTGATTCTCTACCATTTGGAGGAGTGGGTCAAAGTGGCTTTGGAAGGTATCATGGGAAGTACTCTTTCGACACTTTTAGCCACGAAAAATCGATCATGCATCGAGGTTTTTATCCGGAAATAGAACCAAGGTATCCTCCATGGACCGATTTTAAGCTTTTGTTCCTCAAATTAGCTTACCAATTTGACTACTTTGGGTTGATTCTCCTCTTGCTAGGGTTCAAAAGGTCTTAG
- the LOC107909434 gene encoding floral homeotic protein PMADS 1-like (The RefSeq protein has 1 substitution compared to this genomic sequence) → MGRGKIEIKKIENATNRQVTYSKRRNGLFKKAQEPTVLCDAKVSLIMFSSTGKFHEFLSPNISTKGFFDLYQKTTGIDLWNSHYERMEENYRSLKEINKKLRREIRQRMGGDLNELNIKELQALEAKMDSSLLAIRERKYHVIKTQTDKHKKKVRNLEERHANLVMDLEAKLDGQDGIVETGGYYESTMGLLPTGASNLYALRLYQNQQPPLVLHHGTNDLRLA, encoded by the exons ATGGGTCGTGGGAAGATCGAGATCAAGAAGATCGAGAACGCTACAAACAGGCAAGTCACTTATTCAAAACGAAGGAACGGTTTATTCAAGAAAGCCCAAGAGCTCACTGTTCTTTGTGACGCCAAGGTTTCATTGATCATGTTCTCCAGCACTGGCAAATTCCATGAGTTCCTTAGCCCCAACATCTC GACAAAAGGGTTTTTCGATCTTTACCAAAAGACCACAGGGATTGATCTATGGAACTCCCATTATGAG AGAATGGAAGAAAATTACAGGAGCTTGAAGGAGATAAACAAGAAGCTGAGAAGGGAGATTAG gcAGAGAATGGGTGGAGACTTGAATGAACTTAACATTAAGGAACTGCAAGCTCTTGAAGCTAAAATGGATTCTTCTTTGCTAGCTATACGTGAGAGAAAG TACCATGTCATCAAAACTCAAACAGACAAACACAAGAAGAAG GTAAGGAATTTGGAGGAAAGACATGCAAATCTTGTCATGGACTTG GAGGCAAAGCTTGATGGTCAAGATGGAATAGTTGAAACCGGAGGATATTATGAATCAACAATGGGACTACTACCAACTGGAGCCTCTAATTTATATGCCCTTCGCCTTTACCAAAACCAACAGCCTCCACTTGTTCTTCACCATGGAACCAATGATCTTCGCCTTGCTTGA
- the LOC107909434 gene encoding floral homeotic protein PMADS 1-like isoform X1 gives MGRGKIEIKKIENATNRQVTYSKRRNGLFKKAQELTVLCDAKVSLIMFSSTGKFHEFLSPNISTKGFFDLYQKTTGIDLWNSHYERMEENYRSLKEINKKLRREIRQRMGGDLNELNIKELQALEAKMDSSLLAIRERKYHVIKTQTDKHKKKVRNLEERHANLVMDLAKLDGQDGIVETGGYYESTMGLLPTGASNLYALRLYQNQQPPLVLHHGTNDLRLA, from the exons ATGGGTCGTGGGAAGATCGAGATCAAGAAGATCGAGAACGCTACAAACAGGCAAGTCACTTATTCAAAACGAAGGAACGGTTTATTCAAGAAAGCCCAAGAGCTCACTGTTCTTTGTGACGCCAAGGTTTCATTGATCATGTTCTCCAGCACTGGCAAATTCCATGAGTTCCTTAGCCCCAACATCTC GACAAAAGGGTTTTTCGATCTTTACCAAAAGACCACAGGGATTGATCTATGGAACTCCCATTATGAG AGAATGGAAGAAAATTACAGGAGCTTGAAGGAGATAAACAAGAAGCTGAGAAGGGAGATTAG gcAGAGAATGGGTGGAGACTTGAATGAACTTAACATTAAGGAACTGCAAGCTCTTGAAGCTAAAATGGATTCTTCTTTGCTAGCTATACGTGAGAGAAAG TACCATGTCATCAAAACTCAAACAGACAAACACAAGAAGAAG GTAAGGAATTTGGAGGAAAGACATGCAAATCTTGTCATGGACTTG GCAAAGCTTGATGGTCAAGATGGAATAGTTGAAACCGGAGGATATTATGAATCAACAATGGGACTACTACCAACTGGAGCCTCTAATTTATATGCCCTTCGCCTTTACCAAAACCAACAGCCTCCACTTGTTCTTCACCATGGAACCAATGATCTTCGCCTTGCTTGA